In Oncorhynchus tshawytscha isolate Ot180627B unplaced genomic scaffold, Otsh_v2.0 Un_contig_3425_pilon_pilon, whole genome shotgun sequence, one DNA window encodes the following:
- the LOC112240058 gene encoding extracellular matrix organizing protein FRAS1-like, which yields CDWSCNECKGPLRTDCLQCMEGHVLQDGLCVQGCSSGSYQDGERCLSCDEQCEGCQGPGQCGRCQPPYVTLRGRCVLECGRNYFLDSSLQFCTSCSADCVECEGMGRCTVCRQDTYLRDGYCTPDCGHGFYADKKTWTCHANSQAPTLRISGSLLVPIGGTKPLVTTLISAQDQDSPPESLVFQLLQPPTTGCVLVLEEGRETELARDDTFSWAQLESGQVRFTHDKDKARSGQFSLRVTDPQLFSRPEMIQVQAVSMQAPQILTLNPLLLDGGKTSVISKTVLQIDDPDNPQDVLVTVLDPPQHGRLTRLHGDRALSQFKMEELSREQVQYLHDGSLGKRDRILLQVNDGHSYQNILLQINITQKVTSEGSPDTPSDAQTFTIGVMPELPGFPQLAPACDLQMTALEDRVTVLTPTDLSFVDSETPSEKLVYKITGPLPQEQLVHVLGRPEHGIHNKLTSSGSVEHRDRPYNSVSFFTQADINQGRILYRPPQAPSHLQELYQYSFTVSDGEHTTPEMGFSIHLLASHQQPPVFQIIKPVLEVSMGGRTPIGGQQLAVTDADTESDDLRFEVVEGPISGTLVKMEFDSRTEMMNGDMFSFSDVTHNVLQYEHSGLSTDEDAITFAVTDGFSMGTAVVQVVVLGVEGDGPRRDPEALLSMEVPENSSSVIRRTHLGYTSDTSPDEKIRIQLVSVPMYGSLTRTGSDSDHQDMTEYSSFTVDDINKHRI from the exons AGTGTGACTGGAGCTGTAATGAGTGTAAGGGTCCTCTGCGTACTGACTGCCTGCAGTGTATGGAGGGACATGTTCTGCAGGACGGACTCTGTGTCCAGGGCTGCTCCTCAGGGTCCTaccaggatggagagagatgcctCA GTTGTGATGAGCAGTGTGAGGGatgccagggcccaggtcagtGTGGGCGGTGCCAGCCTCCCTATGTAACCCTGCGGGGTcgctgtgtgttggagtgtggaaGGAACTACTTTCTGGACTCCTCTCTACAGTTTTGTACAT catgctctgctgACTGTGTGGAGTGTGAGGGGATGGGTCGTTGCACCGTTTGTAGACAGGACACCTACCTAAGAGACGGATACTGCACTCCGGACTGTGGACACGGTTTCTATGCTGATAAGAAGACCTGGACATGCCATG ctAACAGCCAGGCCCCAACCCTGCGTATCAGTGGATCTCTGTTGGTGCCCATTGGGGGAACCAAACCCCTGGTCACCACCCTAATCTCTGCCCAGGACCAAGACAG CCCTCCAGAGAGCCTGGTGTTCCAGCTGCTGCAGCCCCCCACGACAGGCTGTGTGCTTGTCCTGGAGGAAGGTAGGGAGACAGAGTTGGCCCGGGACGACACTTTCTCCTGGGCTCAGCTAGAGAGTGGACAGGTCCGCTTCACACATGACAAGGACAAGGCCAG gagTGGACAGTTCTCCCTGCGTGTGACTGACCCTCAGCTCTTCTCCCGACCAGAGATGATCCAGGTCCAGGCAGTGTCCATGCAG gCCCCGCAGATTCTCACTCTCAATCCTTTGCTGCTGGACGGAGGAAAGACGTCGGTCATCTCCAAGACCGTGCTTCAGATTGACGACCCAGACAaccctcag GACGTCCTGGTCACGGTTCTGGACCCGCCCCAACATGGCCGTCTGACCCGTCTCCACGGCGACCGGGCACTGAGCCAATTCAAGATGGAGGAGTTGTCACGGGAACAGGTGCAGTACCTCCACGACGGGTCGCTGGGGAAACGGGACAGGATACTGCTACAGGTCAACGATGGACACAGCTACCAGAACATTCTACTGCAGATCAACATCACTCAgaag GTGACCAGTGAGGGTTCTCCAGACACGCCGAGTGATGCTCAGACCTTCACCATCGGAGTGATGCCTGAACTCCCAGGGTTCCCCCAGCTAGCACCTGCCTGTGACCTACAGATGACT gcTCTGGAAGATCGTGTGACCGTGCTAACACCCACAGATTTGTCCTTTGTGGACTCTGAGACTCCCAGTGAAAAGCTGGTCTACAAAATCACCGGGCCCCTACCTCAGGAACAa cTTGTACATGTATTAGGAAGGCCCGAACacgggatccataataaactgaCGTCCTCAGGTTCTGTGGAACATCGTGACAGACCCTACAACTCAGTGTCCTTCTTCACCCAAGCTGACATCAACCAGGGCCGGATCCTGTACCGCCCTCCGCAGGCCCCCTCTCACCTCCAGGAGCTCTACCAATACTCCTTCACTG TGTCAGATGGGGAACACACTACTCCAGAGATGGGCTTTTCCATCCACCTGTTGGCCAGCCACCAGCAGCCCCCCGTCTTCCAGATCATAAAGCCTGTTCTGGAGGTCAGCATGGGGGGGAGAACCCCTATAG GTGGGCAGCAGCTGGCAGTAACGGATGCAGACACAGAGTCTGATGACTTGAGGTTTGAGGTGGTGGAAGGACCGATCAGTGGAACACTGGTCAAGATGGAGTTTGACTCAAGGACTGAGATGATGAATG GCGACATGTTTTCCTTCAGTGATGTGACCCACAACGTTCTGCAGTATGAACATTCCGGACTCTCCACTGACGAGGACGCCATCACCTTCGCTGTTACAGACGGCTTCTCCATGGGGACGGCGGTGGTGCAGGTGGTTGTGTTGGGCGTCGAGGGCGACGGGCCCAGGAGAGACCCAGAGGCACTGCTGTCCATGGAGGTTCCTGAGAACAGTAGTAGTGTCATCAGACGCACTCACCTGGGTTATACG